From the genome of Lysinibacter sp. HNR:
ATGACCTAAGATGCTGCTGAGCCGGGAAGTAGATCCACGCACACACTGTTTCGAGACTGGCTCACGTATGTTTGTCGTAGGGGAGCTTGCGGGTAACCATCCGCTGATTTATTCTGGTGTCCATTTTCGTCGCATCTGTGAGGTCAACCAGGTGATCAACGGGTCATGTCGCATCCGGTGGGGCTGAGGCGAACGAGTGCGACGAATCATCGCGTTGTGGGTGTGCCTGGCTTGCGAGATGAGATGGTCGTGAGGGTTTCTGGTTTTGATTTTGTTCCGGGAATGTGTGTGAAGATTCGCATGATCGTGTTCCGGTTGCCAGAAACGACGCGTGATCTCTCGGCTAATCGTAGAGCGGTGAACACCAAACTCACTGCTGGGTTGAGCATAAGATACTTGATGATCCAGAAGTTTCTTGATCATGATTCTGGCATCAAGCGTGAGATGGCGGTAATGTGTGCAAAAGAAACCACAGCCCTTCGGTAATGGTCTAGACAACTAACTTACACTCTAGTGTTGCACTTCCATTTAGAAGTCAGATGTTCTATATTTTTCTTTGCTCGCAATCTAAGATTGTTCGGGGTTGACGGGACTTTAGCTTCTTTACCTGCACAGGAATCAGATTGGCGATGTTTCTTCTTCTATACCCGCTGGTGGCCCTGGGGACAGAGATTTGGGGATACGGGTAAAGGATCGTTTTGCCTTCTATCGAGGTGGGTACTGATCAGCAGGACCCCGTTATTTGGTGTAGTGCTAGGTCTGACCTGGTTCCTGTGAGCACGCAGAGTGGTCCCACTGAGGTCTCTCCCTGCGGGTTAGGGTGGACGTACACGGCCAGTGATCCGAATGTTTTGGCTGGAACTGGGATAACGCTATTAACCCGCGTTCACAGTGACTTTTTCCGCGGAGATAGCTCAGGACTCAATATCACCCATTAACCCTGGTCTCTGTCCTGGCTCAACCCCGGGTATCCTCCCGGATCTGAGTGTGGGTTTGGGGCAGGGTGGTGATGGGGGCTTGTGTGGTGGCAAACGTGCAAATACCGGTGCTCCCGATGTGTTGCTATTTGGTGTTTGAGGCGGAGCGATTGCTCTTGTCGCCACGGTATCGTGTGGGCAACGCAGACAAATTCGGTGGGAAGTGTAGCGTTCTTGTTCCAATTCTTGCACATTATGCTCTAAAATTATTTGAAAATGACATATTGCTGATGGATTTTATCCAGAGCTTAAGTTTTTCTTGAGTGGTGAATATCACTGTAAACATTGGAAGTAATGTATGAAAATAATGAGTCGTTTTGTGTTGGCGGGAGTATTTATTGTCACTACCACAGCGGGGATGCTGGTTTGTGCGTCGTCGGCGAGTGCTGTCGACGTTGTGATTCCCGACGCAAGTTTTAAAGCGTGTATCAATGAGAGGCTTGGACAAGCTCCGGATGCTGCCATCACGGTGAACCAGGCAGAATCGTTAGATGCCCTAGAGTGCCACGCAAAGGGGATTGTAAGTATTGAGGGGATTCAGTCCTTTACGAACCTTACATACCTCATGCTGGGAAATAACCAGATCAATAACGTTGCTCCTTTGGCAGCACTGAGCCGCCTCGATGCCTTGTCCCTAGCCGGTAATCAGATTAGTGACATCGCTCCGTTAGCAGGGTTGAATAATCTTTTTGGCTTGTTCCTAGGCAACAATCAGATTAGCGATGTTAGTTCGCTCGTGCCGCTGGAAAACCTCGAGCAACTGTCTCTGGCGCATAACCAGATTAGTGACATCGCTCCGTTAGCGGAACTGACAAATCTGGGATTTTTGTTCCTGGACAATAACCAGATTAGCGATCTCGCTCCGTTGGCGCATCTGGTAAACCTCCGGAGCCTGTTTCTCAACGATAATCTGGTGAGTGACGTTACCCCGTTGGCAAATCTAGGGGCCCTCGAGTTTCTGTGGCTGTACAGCAATCAGATTAGTGATGTGTCTTCGCTTTACCCGGCGGCCATCCGGGGTACAGAGATACGAGGACGAGAGCAAACAATTACTCTTCCCCCTATTTCCGCGGGTGTTGTTCAGGAAACTCCCCTCATCGGGTACAGCGGTAGGTTTGATCGGGTTCCAGTAAGCCCGCAGAGCGGTTCGGCAGAGATTCTCCCCGGCGGATTATCGTGGACTTACACAACTAGCGGTTCGAATACTCTGACCTGGGAGTGGGTGAACACTATTAACCCACCGCAGACGATAGCCTTTTCCGGTCAGATAGTGCAGGAATCAACACCGTCCATACCTCCGAGCCCGAACGTTTTGCCGGAGCCGAATATTATTCCAGGACAACCCGGTGCCAACGGCAGTGGCCAGCTTGCCAACACCGGTATTGCTGATCCGTTACCGTCGGGTATTTTGAGCGGTGCGTTGGCTCTTGCGGGCGTGGTGCTGTGGGCGTCCCGACTGAGGGCACGTCGATAAAACAAAAGTCTCAAGTAATTCAACAAACCTTCAGGTTCTGAGGGTAATATTGTCGATTATATAGGTGCGTGTGGGTTGGGGAACCCGGGTTTTACGAGTTATCTTATTGTCTTTGCGTGGGGGTGTTTGAGACATGGCCAGAATTTCTGGTTCAGGTTATGAACTGAAGGTTATCGACAGGGCAGCCACGACTGTGTTTTCTGGGCGCTTTCGTTGGTTGGGACGGGTGTTGGGTGTTTTTGTGGCGGCCACGGTGGCGCTGGTGATGCTGGGGGTAGCCCCGGCCAGTGCGGCCATCCCAAATATCCCAAACATATGGTTCGCCGATGTTTCTGGGTACAAGGGTAATTACCCCACTCAGGTGGCTTTTAGTCCCGATGGAAAAATTGCCTACAGCACCAACGGGCTAACGAACTCCGTATCGGTAATTGACGCGGTAACACACAAGCAGATAAAGCATGTCCAGGGCTTTACGGGGGACGCTCCATACGGCGTAGCGTTCACTCCCGATGGAAAAACCGCATACGTCGCCAACCAATTTAGTAATTCGGTTACCGTGATCGATACGACCTATCACGCTCAGGTGCAGGAGGTCAAAGGCTTTGTGGGAGAGCGACCCACAAACCTGGAAATAAGCCCGGATGGGCGGTTTGCCTACGTTGGCAATATGAGCAGCAACTCGGTTTCTGTGATTGATGTGGCCGAGCACGCTCAGGTGGGCGAGGTGAAGAACTTGGCGGTGAGGTCACCGCTGGGGATCGCCTTTAGCCCCGATGGGAGTACCGCCTACATCGGCAACCGGGATCACAACAATGGTGGTGTCGCTGTGGTGGATGTGGGTACTCATACTCAGACCGCTACTGTTTCTAACTACACCGGGAGAACGCCGTCAGGAATGGCATTTACACCGGACGGCAAATTTGCGTACATCACCTCCTACGGCGTCAGAGGCCAGGTGGCTGTGGTGGACGCTACTACTCACGAGCAGGTGGGGACTATTGCGGGACTCTACACGGTGTTCACGAGTGAGGTGGCATTCAGCCCCGACGGGGACACTGCCTATATTGCTAGTTTTATAGACAAATCCGTTCTGGTGGTGGATGTTCCCACCCACACGCAGAAAAGCATGATTACCGGTCTTTCCTACTCCCCGACCGACGTGGCGGTCAACCCTGACGGAAGTGCTGCCTACGTCACTTCTTTTGCGGTGTCGGTTATTAGCGGCCCCCACACCGCACCGCGGGTGACACATCAACCGACTGATGTAACCGCGGAGGTGGGAGAAGAAGTAGAGTTTGTGGCAACGGCTCGTGCCCTACCCGCGCCGACGGTGCGGTGGCAGATTGCAGAGGCAGGAAGCGAAATTTTCACTGACGTCCCCGGGGAAGCTTCGGATACGATGCGCGTTACGGTGAGCGAGGATGATAATGGAAGCCACTATCGAGCCCGTTTCAGTAACGATCTTGGTGTGGTGACTACCGCACCGGCCGTCCTGAACGTCGCTTCTACACCGGAGATTCCACCCGGAGGTAATCCGGAGCAACCGGGCGCTGTGGAGCCAAACCCAATTCCCGAGGGGGCAACCCCGGAGACTATACCGGAGAACGGTCCGATGGCACTGGGATTCCCGAGTGAGGCCTCGCCTGAGGATACAAAGAACGGGCTAGCGATGACCGGGTTTGAGGGGGCAACGTTGTTCTCTTTTGTGGCGATCATCCTTCTAACGACCGGTGCTCTGGTTGTGATGCTTGCACGGCGACAGCCCAGCGCTGCAAAACGAAGGGTCTAAGCTTTCTGGGAGGCGGCACCCGCAGGTCCCGGGGACGGCCGAGGACCGGTGCCTTTGTGGCGACCCGTCACAAAGTACATCAGCACCACAAGCAGTAGCGTGGGGACGCCAACAATTAGCGTCATCCGAAACTCTTCCGTAAAAATTGTGGTGACCATGGTTGCGAACATAAGAAAAGCGCCGAGCAGAGTTCCCACGGGAAAGCCCGGCATTCTGAAGCTGAGTCTTTTGCCCTCGGCTGTGAGCCGCCGCCGAAAAAACCAGTGCGTTATAAAGACAACCATCCAGGTGAACATCGCGCCGAATAGCGAGATAGCAATCATGGTCACAACTGCCTGATCAGGAATTAGTATGCTGACCACCGTGGCAACGGCGATGCCCGCCGTTGACGCAAGAAGGGCGTTTACGGGGGCGCCGTTTTTTCTCACTCGACCGAGGAATCGCGGAGCATCCCCCGCGCGTGACAGGCTGAACATCATGCGGGTGGAAATATAAAGCTGACTGTTCATGGCGGAGAGCGCCGCAACGATCACGATAAAGTTGAGCACGCTACCCGCGTAGGGAATTCCCACAAACTCCATGACGGTCACAAACGGACTCCCACCCGCCAGAAGTTGTGCGGTGGGAACGATCGCCACGATCAGGGTGATTGTGAGAACATAAAAAATTATCAGGCGCAGGACGGTAGCTTTAAACGCCTTGCGTACAGCCTGATCCGGATCCTTGGCCTCACCCGCTGCCACAGCGATCATCTCGATACCCAGGTAGCTAAAGATCGACACAATAACCGCAAACCACATTCCGGTGAATCCGTTGGCAAAAAATCCCGCACCTTCAAAAAGGTTATGAAAGCCTGCCCCCGGTTCTTGATCGTCAAAAATAACAAAGATCCCCACCACGATAAAGGCCAGGATGGCAAAAACTTTGATGCTGGAGAACCAATATTCTAGTGTTCCAAACGTCTTAACGTTCAGGGCATTTACGAAGATGAGTGCTCCGGCAAAGATCACCACCCAGATCCAAGACGGAACATGAGGGAACCAAAATCCCATGTATTCACCGATTGCTGTCACCTCCGTTCCTACGGCGAGAACAACGCACGACCAATACAGGTAACGTACGAGATAGCCCATGAGGGGCCCTATGTAATATTCGGCATAGGCTCCAAAGGACCCAGAGGTTGAGTGTGTGATCGTCATTTCGGCGAGACATCCCATGAGTAAGAACGCAATAAAACCACCGATGATGTAGCTCAAAATAACGCTGGGGCCGGCCAAACCGATTGCAAACTTGCTCCCGAGAAAGAGACCTGTTCCTATTGCCCCGCCCAGGGCAATCATGCCCATTTGTCTGGAGGTGAGTCGAGGGTTGAGGCCTTGCTCTCGGGCTTGGATATCGCTGAAATCGCTCACAATAACCTCCCTGTCGATAACTCTTATGGGCCGATGTCTTTGTTTTTTGCCCGCTCCTCGATGTGTCTAACGCAGAGGGGTATCTCACAGCGTAATACCATTGGATCGTCATGGTTCCTAATAACACCCTTTTGGGCAAGAGTTGATAGCCGCGGTAGTTATTCGGAAGCTCAAACTTACACAGTTTTGACTATCCGGAAATTCACGTGATAATGAGCAAAGGCTAAAATTGGCGTGGCTTCTCGGCGTCTGGCGAGAAAGTTTCTGGTTGTGATTTCACATTGAGGTGCTTTGTAAGGTAGTATCGTTCTTGGCTCAAAATGAGCCGGCAAAGCATGCGCCCGTAGCTCAGCTGGATAGAGCGTCTGACTACGGATCAGAAGGCCAGGGGTTCGAATCCCTTCGGGCGCACATTTTTGATGAGTCGGGATATAGCTTACGCGTGATTTACAAATCATCTCCTGTGTGGGTGAAATCATGTGCCGGTTTTTGCTGGTCGCTTACCCGATGGTTTTGGGCACTGTCTTGGTGAGACTCCCCTTGGCTTGCGGAACGGGCTTAACAGGGAAAGCTGGGCTTGGACTATCCGAGTGGTGCGAGAGGGTCCTCTGCTGTTGCGGGTTCCTCTCGCACCGTATCGGCAAGTGAATTAGAGTCGTGCAGAGATGGCGCGCGCGACCTCTTCGCCCGTGCGAACTGCTCCGTCGAAGAAACCAGCCCAGCGATCCGCCATCTCGGTTCCTGCCCAATAAATGCGACCGACCGGGGCAGTGAGCACATCGCCGAAGTTGCTCCACAATCCGGGGGGCATGAACGCGGCAAAGGCACCTCCGGCCCAGGGGTCGCGAGGCCAGTCGGCCTCGTCGTAGGTCACGGGTGAGAGCGCTTCTTCTCCGAGGTAGTTGGCGAAGTCTCCGAGAACGGCCGCGCGGCGATCTTCGTCGGAGAGCTCGGACCAGCGGCCATAGCGGTTCCCCACGACAAACGTGGCAAGAACCCCAACACCCGTAGTGGGGTCAGAGCTATCAGCAATGAGCTCAATCCACTTTTGGTTCCCAAAGCCGTAGCCGGAGAGTCCTTTTTCTCGCCAGAAGGGGCGATCATATGAGACAAGAACCTTTGCGCAGGTTCCCATGGGAACGCGTTGCATAAGTTGTTCGCGTCGGGCCGGAAGTGGTGGGTGATAGGAGATGTGGCCGGCGAGGTGCGGGGGCATCGCAAGTACCACAAACTTGGCCCGGTGCGTCGCGTGTGTGGTGGTAACCTCAACGCCGGAAGGGCTGTGCGTGATATCGCGTACCTGCTCACCCAGGCGGACGGAGTTTGTGAGCTCTGCGGCGATCAGTGCGGGAACCTGTCCTGCACCCCCGTGAATGAGGTCTTCTTCTGGGTCCTCCTGCTGTGCGGCGCTCTTTTGGCCCCAGAGTGCGTGCAGAAGAGAGATCTGGTTGGGCTCCGCCGGTCCGAGGTAACCCACCGCTCGGGTCATGTAGGAAAGGTACCAGTTTCCAAACGCGGTTTTTGTGTTGTCGTGAATCCAGCGAGCGAAGGTGTCACTATCAAGGCGTGGGTTATCGCCCTCATTGCCTGGATGGCCGTCGGGAAGTGTCTTGGCGAGTCGGGTGAATTTCTGCCAGGCCTGGTTGGCATCGTGCCATTCCTCAGCGCTGATCTCTCC
Proteins encoded in this window:
- a CDS encoding leucine-rich repeat domain-containing protein, with product MKIMSRFVLAGVFIVTTTAGMLVCASSASAVDVVIPDASFKACINERLGQAPDAAITVNQAESLDALECHAKGIVSIEGIQSFTNLTYLMLGNNQINNVAPLAALSRLDALSLAGNQISDIAPLAGLNNLFGLFLGNNQISDVSSLVPLENLEQLSLAHNQISDIAPLAELTNLGFLFLDNNQISDLAPLAHLVNLRSLFLNDNLVSDVTPLANLGALEFLWLYSNQISDVSSLYPAAIRGTEIRGREQTITLPPISAGVVQETPLIGYSGRFDRVPVSPQSGSAEILPGGLSWTYTTSGSNTLTWEWVNTINPPQTIAFSGQIVQESTPSIPPSPNVLPEPNIIPGQPGANGSGQLANTGIADPLPSGILSGALALAGVVLWASRLRARR
- a CDS encoding beta-propeller fold lactonase family protein; the encoded protein is MARISGSGYELKVIDRAATTVFSGRFRWLGRVLGVFVAATVALVMLGVAPASAAIPNIPNIWFADVSGYKGNYPTQVAFSPDGKIAYSTNGLTNSVSVIDAVTHKQIKHVQGFTGDAPYGVAFTPDGKTAYVANQFSNSVTVIDTTYHAQVQEVKGFVGERPTNLEISPDGRFAYVGNMSSNSVSVIDVAEHAQVGEVKNLAVRSPLGIAFSPDGSTAYIGNRDHNNGGVAVVDVGTHTQTATVSNYTGRTPSGMAFTPDGKFAYITSYGVRGQVAVVDATTHEQVGTIAGLYTVFTSEVAFSPDGDTAYIASFIDKSVLVVDVPTHTQKSMITGLSYSPTDVAVNPDGSAAYVTSFAVSVISGPHTAPRVTHQPTDVTAEVGEEVEFVATARALPAPTVRWQIAEAGSEIFTDVPGEASDTMRVTVSEDDNGSHYRARFSNDLGVVTTAPAVLNVASTPEIPPGGNPEQPGAVEPNPIPEGATPETIPENGPMALGFPSEASPEDTKNGLAMTGFEGATLFSFVAIILLTTGALVVMLARRQPSAAKRRV
- a CDS encoding amino acid permease, whose protein sequence is MSDFSDIQAREQGLNPRLTSRQMGMIALGGAIGTGLFLGSKFAIGLAGPSVILSYIIGGFIAFLLMGCLAEMTITHSTSGSFGAYAEYYIGPLMGYLVRYLYWSCVVLAVGTEVTAIGEYMGFWFPHVPSWIWVVIFAGALIFVNALNVKTFGTLEYWFSSIKVFAILAFIVVGIFVIFDDQEPGAGFHNLFEGAGFFANGFTGMWFAVIVSIFSYLGIEMIAVAAGEAKDPDQAVRKAFKATVLRLIIFYVLTITLIVAIVPTAQLLAGGSPFVTVMEFVGIPYAGSVLNFIVIVAALSAMNSQLYISTRMMFSLSRAGDAPRFLGRVRKNGAPVNALLASTAGIAVATVVSILIPDQAVVTMIAISLFGAMFTWMVVFITHWFFRRRLTAEGKRLSFRMPGFPVGTLLGAFLMFATMVTTIFTEEFRMTLIVGVPTLLLVVLMYFVTGRHKGTGPRPSPGPAGAASQKA
- a CDS encoding flavin monoamine oxidase family protein; protein product: MSKNTYGTTEYDCVVVGAGLAGLVTARDLQRRGHNVLVIEAQERLGGRMVGKFLPSGQWIDLGGQWVGPTQDRFLRLLDEYNLPRFPSPLLGNSVMLWGDDRYEFAGTFPEQPTGAPGEISAEEWHDANQAWQKFTRLAKTLPDGHPGNEGDNPRLDSDTFARWIHDNTKTAFGNWYLSYMTRAVGYLGPAEPNQISLLHALWGQKSAAQQEDPEEDLIHGGAGQVPALIAAELTNSVRLGEQVRDITHSPSGVEVTTTHATHRAKFVVLAMPPHLAGHISYHPPLPARREQLMQRVPMGTCAKVLVSYDRPFWREKGLSGYGFGNQKWIELIADSSDPTTGVGVLATFVVGNRYGRWSELSDEDRRAAVLGDFANYLGEEALSPVTYDEADWPRDPWAGGAFAAFMPPGLWSNFGDVLTAPVGRIYWAGTEMADRWAGFFDGAVRTGEEVARAISARL